In Bacteroidota bacterium, the following are encoded in one genomic region:
- a CDS encoding lamin tail domain-containing protein, which produces MRFLSLTILYFCFSINYAQINDAFSDGDYTNNPTWNGSITQFTVNSSQKLQLNSSGTDTSFLQTSNSFTLNNTEWSFFVQLAFAPSDNNYAKIYLVSDQTNLKLPLNGYFIRLGENGSFDSVDLYEQSGSTETKIIDGINGRCAKTNNTLRVRVTRDNIGNWTLYSDTLGGINYSLEGTVLDNTHTSTTNFGVWCKYTTSNATKFYFDDFYVGPIIVDNTAPQLDSIKIISSSQVDVYFNEPIDLASAQNTNNYFISATVGNPNNAVRDASNLALVHLTLANPLVSSTSYTLTASSISDLNSNVLTIDTVSFLYYKAKKFDILLNELMVDPDPPVGLPNAEYIELYNRCAYPVNIGNWSLTAGTTAKLLPNYILQPDSFVVVCATANIPLFGISNCIGLNSFVSLTNTGQQLILRDNSGAVISEINYSDSWYRNSTKKNGGWSLEQIDPLNPCGEIFNWTASINLLGGTPGKQNSVYASNQDNTKPETDFAAFSAADTILVFFSESIDSLRAAQTSIYQLNNGIGSPIAALPIAPDFKSVKLTLANSLQPGLIYTISIADSIQDCVGNILSTNNTLRVAVPETTSNGDIVINELLFDPNENCVEFVELYNKSTKVIALNKLQIADYDSITSQLINPKNISTQNRLFFPSDYLVLSTNSSGINSCYFVENKKALIDLPSMPALSNSGDGIAINDLSLTIIDKLSYDEQMHFSLLDDTKGVSLERISFDRPSSDRTNWHSAAANVGYATPTYQNSQYYETTADKEFKLEPEIFSPDNDGYNDILTISYQFNEPDYVLNISIYDANGRLVKRLLKNTLAGATGTYSWDGTDESRNKVMMGIYIVYFEAFNPSNAQKKVGKKSCVVASKLN; this is translated from the coding sequence CAGAAACTACAGTTAAATAGCTCAGGTACAGATACTTCCTTCTTGCAGACAAGCAATTCATTTACACTAAACAATACAGAATGGAGCTTTTTTGTTCAACTAGCTTTTGCGCCCTCTGATAACAATTACGCAAAAATATATTTGGTGTCCGACCAAACAAACTTAAAACTACCACTAAACGGATATTTTATACGTTTAGGCGAAAATGGCTCGTTCGACAGTGTTGATTTATACGAGCAATCAGGCTCCACCGAAACGAAGATTATTGATGGCATAAATGGAAGATGTGCCAAAACCAATAATACCCTACGTGTTAGAGTTACCAGAGATAATATCGGAAACTGGACACTCTACTCTGATACTTTAGGCGGAATAAACTATTCACTCGAAGGCACTGTACTAGATAATACACATACCTCCACCACTAATTTTGGCGTGTGGTGCAAATACACAACATCAAATGCCACTAAATTTTATTTTGACGATTTTTATGTTGGTCCTATAATTGTTGATAATACCGCTCCTCAGCTCGATTCAATAAAAATAATCAGTTCATCCCAAGTAGATGTGTACTTTAACGAACCCATTGATTTGGCAAGTGCTCAAAACACCAACAACTATTTTATATCAGCAACTGTTGGCAACCCAAACAATGCTGTTAGAGATGCCTCTAACTTAGCACTCGTTCATCTAACACTGGCAAACCCCTTGGTAAGTAGCACAAGTTATACACTCACTGCATCAAGCATTAGCGACTTGAATTCAAATGTTTTAACAATTGATACGGTAAGCTTTCTGTATTACAAAGCAAAAAAATTTGACATACTTCTAAATGAATTAATGGTTGACCCTGACCCTCCTGTAGGGCTCCCCAATGCTGAATATATAGAGCTGTACAATCGCTGTGCATACCCTGTAAATATTGGCAACTGGAGTTTAACAGCCGGCACAACCGCTAAACTACTACCCAACTATATATTGCAACCCGATAGTTTTGTGGTGGTATGTGCAACCGCAAACATACCTCTTTTCGGTATCTCTAACTGCATTGGACTAAATAGTTTTGTATCGCTTACTAATACTGGACAGCAACTTATTTTACGTGATAATTCAGGCGCAGTTATTTCCGAAATAAATTACTCAGACAGTTGGTATCGCAACAGCACAAAGAAAAATGGAGGTTGGTCGCTTGAACAAATAGATCCGCTAAATCCGTGTGGGGAAATTTTTAATTGGACAGCATCAATTAATTTATTGGGTGGAACTCCCGGCAAGCAAAATAGTGTTTACGCGTCAAACCAGGATAATACAAAACCCGAAACAGATTTTGCAGCATTTAGTGCCGCAGATACCATACTTGTTTTTTTCTCCGAATCAATTGATAGCTTACGAGCGGCACAAACAAGTATCTATCAACTAAACAATGGCATTGGCTCTCCCATAGCTGCATTGCCTATCGCACCCGATTTCAAATCTGTAAAATTAACTTTGGCGAATTCGTTGCAGCCCGGATTAATTTACACCATCTCAATAGCCGACTCTATACAAGATTGTGTAGGCAATATACTCTCAACTAACAACACCTTACGAGTTGCAGTGCCGGAAACCACATCAAATGGCGATATTGTAATAAACGAACTTCTTTTCGATCCAAATGAAAATTGTGTGGAGTTTGTTGAGCTTTATAATAAATCAACCAAAGTAATTGCATTGAATAAGCTTCAAATTGCCGACTACGATTCAATTACAAGCCAACTTATTAATCCAAAAAATATTTCTACTCAAAACAGATTGTTTTTTCCGTCCGATTACCTAGTGCTCTCTACCAATAGTAGCGGCATAAACAGCTGTTATTTTGTTGAGAATAAAAAAGCGCTTATCGATTTACCCAGTATGCCAGCCCTCTCCAATAGTGGCGATGGCATTGCAATAAACGATTTGAGCCTTACCATAATTGACAAATTGAGTTATGACGAACAAATGCACTTCTCGCTTTTAGACGATACAAAAGGTGTTTCTTTAGAGCGTATAAGTTTTGACCGACCTTCCAGCGATAGAACAAATTGGCATTCGGCAGCAGCAAATGTTGGATACGCTACGCCTACGTATCAAAATTCACAATATTATGAAACTACTGCAGATAAAGAGTTTAAGCTAGAACCTGAGATCTTCTCTCCCGATAATGATGGGTATAATGACATTTTAACTATTTCATATCAATTTAATGAGCCGGATTATGTTCTAAATATTAGTATTTACGATGCTAACGGACGGCTGGTTAAAAGATTACTAAAAAATACGCTTGCAGGTGCCACCGGAACTTATTCGTGGGATGGAACCGATGAAAGTAGAAACAAAGTGATGATGGGCATTTATATTGTTTATTTTGAAGCGTTTAATCCGAGTAATGCACAAAAGAAAGTTGGTAAAAAATCGTGTGTGGTAGCATCAAAACTAAATTAA
- a CDS encoding RNA polymerase sigma factor, which translates to MTETEIIKGCIKHDRQAQKLFYELFYQKMMAVCIRYTKNSEEAKDILHEGFIKVLNSLKSFSSQGSFEGWVRRIVVNTAVDALRKNKQEYLIVSTVNANKMGENIAEEETSEDDLLNSISTQQILVALQELTPAYRTVFNLFVIEGYSHKEISDLLGISEGTSKSNLSKAKFNLRKNLTHLIQVSNGN; encoded by the coding sequence ATGACAGAAACAGAAATAATCAAAGGTTGCATTAAGCACGACAGACAAGCCCAAAAGCTTTTCTACGAGCTTTTTTACCAAAAAATGATGGCTGTTTGCATTCGTTACACGAAAAACTCCGAAGAAGCAAAGGATATTTTACACGAAGGCTTTATCAAAGTATTAAATAGCTTAAAGTCATTTTCTAGTCAAGGTTCTTTTGAAGGCTGGGTAAGAAGAATTGTTGTAAACACCGCTGTTGATGCGTTACGGAAAAACAAGCAAGAATACTTGATTGTAAGTACCGTAAACGCAAATAAAATGGGAGAAAACATTGCAGAGGAAGAAACCTCTGAAGATGATTTGCTTAATTCCATTTCTACACAACAGATTTTAGTGGCGTTGCAAGAGCTTACACCTGCATACAGAACCGTTTTTAACTTGTTTGTAATTGAAGGATACTCGCACAAAGAAATATCTGATTTATTAGGTATTAGCGAAGGCACTTCAAAATCAAACTTGTCAAAAGCAAAATTTAACTTAAGAAAAAACCTAACTCATTTAATACAAGTAAGCAATGGCAACTAA
- a CDS encoding polyprenyl synthetase family protein codes for MNSIIQYQQKIEQYLDEFSLTGLNSNPKELYDPIKYILTLGGKRTRPLLVLLGCELFSDNVDCALPAAAGIELFHNFSLIHDDIMDNAPLRRTQPTVHEKWNRNIAILSGDAMLVKAYQQFDKLPNEYVKKCIDVFSATALKVCEGQQLDMNYETAHKISINQYLWMIEHKTAVLLGASLQIGAIVGGASDEEAQKLYEFGKYLGVAFQIQDDILDVYGNEQKFGKQKGGDIISNKKTYLLIKAQEISKINHYKEEELLMWLQAGEEHAKQKVEAVTAIYDSLEVRKIAEEEMHRQYIKAITYMQSLAVEPQKKQTLLKFAEGLMNRDI; via the coding sequence TTGAATTCGATTATACAATATCAGCAAAAGATAGAGCAATACCTCGATGAGTTTTCGCTAACGGGATTAAACTCGAATCCAAAAGAATTATACGACCCCATAAAATATATTTTAACCTTAGGAGGCAAGCGAACCCGTCCATTATTGGTTTTGCTTGGGTGCGAATTGTTTTCTGATAACGTAGATTGTGCATTGCCTGCGGCAGCAGGAATAGAATTGTTTCATAATTTTTCGTTGATACATGATGATATTATGGACAATGCGCCTTTGCGCAGAACACAACCAACCGTGCACGAAAAGTGGAATAGAAATATTGCCATTCTAAGTGGAGATGCTATGCTTGTAAAGGCATACCAGCAATTTGATAAATTGCCCAACGAGTATGTGAAAAAATGTATTGATGTTTTTTCGGCAACTGCTTTAAAGGTGTGCGAAGGTCAACAGTTGGATATGAATTACGAAACGGCACACAAAATCTCTATAAATCAATATTTATGGATGATAGAACATAAAACTGCAGTGCTATTAGGCGCAAGCCTGCAAATAGGTGCTATTGTTGGCGGAGCTAGTGATGAAGAGGCACAAAAACTATATGAGTTTGGGAAATATTTAGGCGTTGCATTTCAAATACAAGATGATATTTTGGATGTGTATGGCAATGAACAAAAATTTGGCAAGCAGAAAGGCGGAGATATTATTTCCAATAAAAAAACGTACTTGCTTATAAAGGCTCAAGAAATCAGTAAAATAAATCATTACAAAGAAGAGGAGTTGTTGATGTGGTTGCAAGCTGGAGAGGAACATGCAAAACAAAAAGTAGAAGCTGTTACTGCAATTTATGATTCATTAGAAGTTAGAAAAATTGCAGAAGAAGAAATGCATAGACAGTATATAAAGGCAATAACTTATATGCAATCGTTGGCCGTAGAGCCTCAAAAGAAACAAACGCTATTAAAATTTGCAGAAGGATTAATGAACAGAGATATATAA
- the rfbA gene encoding glucose-1-phosphate thymidylyltransferase RfbA, giving the protein MKGIILAGGSGTRLHPLTLAVSKQLMPIYDKPMIYYPLSVLMMAGINEVLIISTPHDLPNFERLLGDGKKLGCSFSYAVQEVPNGLAQAFVIGEKFIGKDKVALVLGDNIFYGMGLGRLLQQYQNPEGGVVFAYHVSDPERYGVVEFDKDNKVISIEEKPKQPKSNYAVPGLYFYDNRVIEIAKNLKPSARGEYEITDVNKKYLEEGKLKVAILDRGTAWLDTGTFASLTQAGQFVQVIEERQGLKIGCIEEIAYKMGYINKEQLNKLAEPLLKSGYGDYLRKLS; this is encoded by the coding sequence ATGAAAGGTATAATACTTGCAGGAGGTTCCGGAACACGACTACACCCTTTAACGCTTGCTGTTAGTAAGCAGTTGATGCCCATTTACGACAAACCTATGATTTATTATCCACTGTCGGTATTGATGATGGCGGGAATTAACGAGGTTTTGATTATCTCTACTCCGCACGATTTGCCGAATTTTGAAAGACTATTAGGGGACGGAAAAAAATTGGGTTGCTCTTTCTCTTATGCTGTTCAAGAAGTGCCCAACGGACTGGCACAAGCTTTTGTTATAGGCGAAAAATTTATTGGAAAAGATAAAGTAGCTCTCGTTTTAGGCGATAATATTTTTTATGGAATGGGCTTAGGGCGTTTATTGCAACAATATCAAAATCCTGAAGGTGGCGTAGTATTTGCCTATCACGTGTCTGACCCTGAACGCTATGGTGTTGTTGAGTTTGACAAAGACAATAAAGTAATTTCCATTGAAGAAAAACCAAAGCAGCCTAAATCAAACTATGCTGTACCAGGGTTGTATTTTTACGATAATCGCGTTATTGAAATTGCAAAAAATCTAAAACCCAGTGCGCGCGGAGAGTATGAAATTACAGATGTAAATAAAAAATATCTAGAAGAAGGGAAATTAAAAGTAGCCATTTTGGATAGAGGAACTGCATGGTTAGATACCGGTACGTTTGCATCGCTTACGCAAGCAGGGCAGTTTGTGCAAGTTATAGAGGAAAGACAAGGCTTGAAGATAGGCTGCATAGAAGAAATTGCGTATAAAATGGGCTACATCAATAAAGAGCAATTGAACAAATTGGCAGAGCCTTTATTAAAAAGCGGATATGGAGATTATTTACGAAAACTATCCTAA
- a CDS encoding MMPL family transporter, translated as MWSALARIILRNRFYFLLGLGVITIFMGYMATKIELSYSYARALPVNDESYLNYEEFKKLYGEDGNVVVIGVQDSTIFSLNKFNAWYDLGDRISKIDGIKNVMSIGRLYNIVRNDSLSRFDFVPLLSSKPKSQHELDSIKGIIYSLRFYDQLFINKETHATIMALTFDQSKLNSKSRLDIVDEIDAVVAKFQEEQHTEVHLSGMPYIRSKFMKKVSGEMKLFLVLALCVTTLILWIFFKSFNSVFYSLIVVVVGVIWSLGILALFGYKITILSGLIPPLIIIIGLPNCIFLINKYQEQLLIHGNKMKALTRTVEKVGLSNFLANITTSIGFAVFYFTNSTLLMEFGLVAAINVMATFTVAMIFIPIMFSFLPTPSIKHTKHLSGKRINWMLELVDRLVHNHRKKIYLIITIITAISLYGMTKINVIGYVVDDLPKKDPIYTHLRFFEENFKGVLPFEVSIDTQKENGVFSDNATVLYKINSLQKIFKEYPEFSKPVSIVEAVKFSYQAYKDGEAKYYILPGSTELKNLTEYTSSVKGQENKLANFIDSTKRYTRVSYQMSDVGSVRIKELMLEIQVKIDSIFNPSEYKVALTGFSSVFLKSNDYLFYHLFVSLLIAIVLILLIGMVLFRSVAIIVLSKLPCLIPLVMTAGIMGFFDIPFKSSTILIFSIAFGIASDGTIYILTEYRHQLRKNKRSRGMISKAVSLTIKETGLSMIYTAVILFSGFAIFAASSFGGTQALGILISITLLVSLVTNLVLLPCILLSLEKRIATKEFIEEQSLLDIEEDEKIGGEELEEFQEKH; from the coding sequence ATGTGGTCAGCATTAGCAAGAATAATTTTACGTAATCGATTTTACTTCCTGCTCGGATTAGGTGTGATAACTATTTTTATGGGCTACATGGCCACTAAAATAGAGCTTTCTTATAGTTATGCACGTGCTTTACCAGTTAATGATGAATCGTATTTGAACTACGAAGAGTTTAAAAAATTATACGGAGAGGATGGAAATGTGGTGGTTATTGGTGTTCAGGACAGCACCATTTTCTCATTGAACAAATTTAACGCATGGTACGACTTAGGCGATAGAATATCGAAAATAGATGGCATTAAGAATGTAATGTCTATAGGTCGTTTATATAACATTGTGCGCAACGATAGCTTAAGCAGATTTGATTTTGTTCCATTACTTTCTTCTAAACCTAAATCTCAGCATGAGCTTGATAGCATCAAAGGAATAATATACTCGCTGCGATTTTACGATCAGTTGTTTATTAATAAGGAAACTCACGCCACTATAATGGCACTAACGTTCGACCAATCTAAATTGAATTCCAAGTCGAGGTTAGATATTGTTGATGAGATTGATGCTGTTGTCGCTAAGTTTCAAGAGGAGCAGCATACAGAGGTGCACTTGAGCGGAATGCCCTACATCCGTTCTAAATTTATGAAGAAAGTATCAGGAGAAATGAAATTGTTTCTGGTGCTTGCCTTGTGTGTTACAACACTTATTTTATGGATTTTCTTTAAATCGTTTAATTCTGTTTTTTATTCCCTAATTGTGGTAGTGGTTGGTGTTATTTGGTCGTTAGGAATATTAGCATTGTTTGGGTATAAGATTACAATTTTATCTGGGCTTATTCCTCCGCTTATTATAATTATAGGTTTGCCAAATTGTATTTTCTTAATAAATAAATACCAGGAGCAGCTGCTTATTCATGGCAACAAAATGAAGGCTCTTACCCGAACCGTAGAGAAAGTAGGACTTTCAAATTTTTTGGCCAACATTACTACCTCTATAGGGTTTGCGGTATTTTACTTTACCAATAGTACATTGCTCATGGAGTTTGGTTTGGTTGCTGCCATAAACGTAATGGCAACTTTTACTGTAGCTATGATATTTATTCCAATTATGTTTAGTTTTTTACCAACACCATCTATTAAACACACTAAGCATTTAAGTGGGAAAAGAATTAATTGGATGCTAGAGCTGGTAGATAGATTGGTGCACAATCATCGTAAGAAAATTTATTTAATTATCACCATCATTACCGCTATTTCATTGTACGGAATGACCAAAATAAATGTGATTGGATATGTAGTGGATGATTTGCCAAAGAAAGACCCTATTTATACCCACTTGCGGTTTTTTGAAGAAAACTTTAAAGGTGTTCTCCCGTTTGAAGTATCTATCGACACCCAAAAAGAGAATGGCGTATTTAGCGACAATGCAACTGTTTTATATAAAATAAATTCGTTGCAAAAGATTTTTAAAGAGTATCCCGAATTTTCTAAACCGGTTTCAATTGTGGAGGCTGTTAAGTTTTCTTACCAAGCCTATAAAGATGGGGAAGCTAAATACTATATTCTACCTGGAAGTACGGAGCTTAAGAATTTAACCGAATATACTTCCAGTGTGAAGGGACAGGAAAACAAACTTGCAAATTTTATTGATAGTACCAAGCGATATACTCGCGTAAGCTATCAAATGTCGGATGTTGGTTCTGTTAGAATAAAAGAGCTGATGTTGGAGATTCAGGTAAAAATAGATTCTATTTTTAACCCTAGCGAATACAAAGTTGCACTAACCGGGTTTAGTTCTGTTTTCCTAAAAAGCAACGATTATTTATTTTATCATTTATTTGTAAGTCTTTTAATAGCCATTGTATTAATACTTTTAATCGGAATGGTTTTGTTTCGCTCGGTAGCAATTATCGTGTTGTCTAAATTACCTTGTCTAATCCCATTAGTAATGACAGCGGGCATCATGGGCTTTTTTGATATTCCTTTCAAATCATCAACCATTTTAATATTTAGTATTGCTTTTGGTATTGCATCCGATGGCACGATATACATATTAACAGAATATCGCCACCAGTTGCGAAAAAATAAACGCAGCAGAGGAATGATTTCTAAAGCAGTTTCGCTAACAATAAAAGAAACCGGATTGAGCATGATTTACACGGCCGTTATTTTATTTTCCGGCTTTGCTATTTTTGCAGCCTCTAGTTTTGGCGGCACACAAGCATTAGGGATTTTAATTTCTATTACACTACTGGTGTCATTAGTAACTAATTTAGTTTTGCTGCCATGTATTTTACTATCGCTAGAAAAACGTATTGCTACTAAAGAGTTTATTGAAGAGCAATCGCTACTAGATATTGAAGAGGACGAAAAAATAGGTGGCGAGGAGCTGGAAGAGTTTCAAGAAAAACACTAA
- a CDS encoding gliding motility-associated C-terminal domain-containing protein — translation MKAIVKLIGFASLVLAYSHPMEAQCNFPTLSSPNICAGQSTSIVAPAGFRSYNWSSGETVNSITVTPATTSNYDCTVTCYGTELITNGGFESGNTGFFSGHNYTTPNGGLPEGDYTIAADSKQACTCFNTTAPHTGNNTMIVNGANAVQTVVWQQTITITPNTDYEFSTWMITNSNPAPYANLQFSINGQLLGNIFVGVPYNQGWKRFFETWKSPAVGTTAVISILNMIVAAKGNDFALDDISFRPYYSQTQSSTVTVNPVPTADILFPAVACENTALQLTDATTGATINNWQWDINNDGSVEYSTQNPSHTFTSAGNSDIKLSVVSAAGCSSNVVKSITINALPAVAFTGDVVQGCGPLCVNFTHTTANAASVAWSASDGFSSTNATANNCFAPGNMYNVTLAITDNNGCSNSLTKSNYIDVFPLPVADFSYTPQPVTILDPIIQITDKSAGSTIWKYTFGDGNNSSEQNPEHVYDPADTTTYIVTQIVENSYGCKDSIKKAINIKQGFAIYIPNAITPNNDGTNDIFLPEAIGVEEFEMYIFNRWGEIVFKSTDIKTGWSPSNTPIDTYVYFIKAKSVFSKSYSYRGSVALVN, via the coding sequence ATGAAAGCAATTGTAAAACTAATCGGTTTTGCTTCTTTGGTGTTGGCTTATAGCCATCCAATGGAAGCTCAATGTAATTTTCCAACATTATCTTCTCCCAATATTTGTGCAGGACAATCAACGTCAATTGTTGCCCCAGCAGGATTTCGCTCTTATAATTGGTCTTCCGGAGAAACGGTTAATTCTATTACAGTTACGCCTGCTACTACTTCTAATTACGATTGTACTGTAACCTGCTATGGCACTGAATTAATTACAAATGGAGGTTTTGAATCCGGCAACACCGGATTTTTTTCCGGACATAATTATACAACTCCCAATGGAGGACTTCCCGAGGGAGATTACACTATTGCAGCTGATTCCAAACAAGCATGTACGTGCTTTAACACAACCGCTCCGCACACAGGCAATAATACAATGATTGTAAATGGCGCAAACGCAGTACAAACAGTTGTTTGGCAACAAACAATTACTATTACTCCCAATACCGACTATGAGTTTTCCACTTGGATGATAACAAACTCAAATCCTGCACCATACGCCAATTTACAATTTTCTATAAATGGACAATTGTTAGGAAATATTTTTGTTGGCGTACCTTACAACCAAGGATGGAAGCGCTTTTTTGAAACATGGAAATCTCCTGCGGTAGGCACTACGGCAGTTATATCTATTTTAAATATGATTGTAGCAGCCAAGGGAAATGATTTTGCGTTAGATGACATTTCTTTTCGTCCATACTACTCGCAAACTCAATCGTCAACAGTAACTGTAAATCCAGTACCTACTGCAGATATTTTATTCCCTGCTGTAGCATGCGAAAACACAGCTCTTCAATTAACAGATGCTACAACCGGAGCAACCATAAATAACTGGCAATGGGATATTAATAACGATGGCAGTGTAGAATATTCAACTCAAAATCCATCGCATACATTTACAAGTGCCGGCAATAGTGATATCAAGCTTTCGGTAGTTAGTGCTGCTGGATGCTCTAGCAATGTTGTTAAAAGTATAACCATAAATGCATTACCTGCTGTTGCATTTACAGGCGATGTTGTTCAAGGCTGTGGCCCATTGTGCGTTAATTTTACACACACTACTGCAAATGCTGCGTCTGTTGCGTGGTCGGCAAGTGATGGATTTTCAAGTACAAATGCTACTGCCAATAATTGTTTTGCTCCAGGAAATATGTATAATGTAACACTAGCTATTACAGACAATAATGGTTGCAGCAACTCTCTTACTAAATCAAATTACATAGATGTATTTCCATTACCAGTTGCTGATTTTAGTTACACCCCTCAACCGGTAACGATTCTAGACCCAATAATTCAAATAACAGATAAATCTGCGGGAAGTACCATTTGGAAATATACATTTGGAGATGGGAATAATTCATCCGAACAAAATCCGGAACATGTTTATGACCCGGCAGATACAACCACCTACATTGTCACCCAAATAGTAGAAAATAGCTATGGATGCAAAGACTCTATAAAAAAAGCAATCAATATCAAGCAAGGATTTGCCATATATATTCCAAACGCAATTACACCAAATAACGATGGAACCAACGACATCTTTTTACCGGAAGCTATTGGTGTGGAAGAATTTGAAATGTACATTTTTAATAGATGGGGCGAGATTGTTTTCAAATCGACAGATATAAAAACAGGATGGAGTCCGAGCAATACGCCAATTGATACCTACGTCTATTTTATAAAGGCAAAGAGTGTATTTAGCAAATCGTATTCTTACAGAGGCAGTGTAGCTTTGGTAAATTAA
- the murB gene encoding UDP-N-acetylmuramate dehydrogenase: protein MQLQNNISLKPYNTFGIDVNAKFFTEVSSEENLKEVLSHFKNESKLILGGGSNILFTKNFEGVAIKNNFKGIELINEDPNFFYVNAAAGEVWHEFVLHCINNNYAGIENLSLIPGCVGASPMQNIGAYGVEIKDTFHSLEAIHIQELTKKTFTKEACKFGYRESIFKHEVKNEFVITSVTFRLNKQPTFNTSYGAIEQELEKMKITIPSIKAISEAVCAIRRSKLPDPKKIGNAGSFFKNPEVSSQLVEIIKQKHPSVPAYPLENGHYKLAAGWLIEQAGWKGKIINNYGVHKDQALVLVNYGGASGIDIYNLSQQILDSVSDKFGVLLEREVNIL from the coding sequence ATGCAACTACAAAACAACATTTCGTTAAAACCTTATAATACCTTTGGTATTGATGTTAATGCAAAATTTTTTACCGAAGTAAGCTCCGAAGAAAACCTAAAAGAAGTGCTTTCTCACTTCAAAAACGAATCGAAATTAATTTTGGGAGGAGGAAGTAATATTCTGTTTACAAAAAATTTTGAAGGGGTTGCCATTAAAAATAATTTCAAGGGAATTGAGCTTATAAACGAAGACCCCAATTTTTTTTATGTTAATGCTGCAGCAGGTGAAGTTTGGCACGAATTTGTTTTGCACTGCATAAATAATAATTATGCCGGCATAGAAAACTTATCTCTTATCCCGGGTTGCGTAGGAGCAAGTCCAATGCAAAACATTGGAGCGTATGGAGTAGAAATAAAAGACACGTTTCATTCGTTAGAAGCAATACATATTCAAGAACTAACAAAAAAAACATTCACTAAAGAAGCGTGTAAATTCGGATACCGCGAAAGTATATTTAAGCACGAAGTAAAAAACGAATTTGTTATTACATCTGTTACATTTCGTTTAAATAAACAGCCCACTTTTAATACTAGCTACGGTGCTATTGAACAAGAATTAGAAAAAATGAAGATTACCATACCTTCTATAAAAGCAATAAGCGAAGCTGTTTGCGCCATACGAAGAAGTAAACTTCCCGACCCCAAAAAAATTGGAAATGCAGGGAGCTTTTTCAAAAATCCGGAAGTTTCTTCTCAACTAGTTGAAATTATAAAACAAAAACATCCATCCGTTCCCGCATATCCACTAGAAAATGGACACTACAAACTGGCTGCAGGTTGGCTTATAGAACAAGCTGGATGGAAGGGTAAGATAATCAATAACTATGGAGTACATAAAGACCAAGCTCTAGTACTAGTTAATTATGGAGGCGCATCCGGAATAGACATTTATAATTTATCGCAACAAATTCTAGATTCTGTTTCCGACAAGTTTGGAGTACTGCTAGAAAGAGAAGTAAACATATTGTAA